From Domibacillus sp. DTU_2020_1001157_1_SI_ALB_TIR_016, a single genomic window includes:
- a CDS encoding isochorismatase family cysteine hydrolase has product MTKKCALLVVDMINDFQFPKGKQLAGFTKETIEPILQLKDHFHQKEWPVIYINDHYGLWKADIALITDHASNEISAPIIQQIKPSDEDYFLIKPKHSAFYGTALHTLLHELGVDSVAVTGVAGNICVFFTANDAYMREFNIYVPKDAIASEEKKFNQYALEMMETVLSADVRPSNDLIQLLS; this is encoded by the coding sequence ATGACCAAAAAATGTGCACTTCTAGTTGTTGACATGATTAACGATTTTCAATTCCCAAAAGGGAAACAACTGGCCGGCTTTACAAAAGAAACGATCGAACCAATTTTGCAGTTGAAAGATCATTTCCATCAAAAAGAATGGCCGGTTATTTATATAAATGACCACTATGGACTTTGGAAAGCGGATATTGCGCTGATTACAGACCACGCATCTAATGAAATAAGCGCTCCTATTATACAGCAAATAAAGCCGAGCGACGAAGATTACTTTTTAATCAAGCCAAAGCATTCCGCTTTTTATGGTACCGCTCTTCATACACTGCTGCATGAACTAGGCGTAGATTCGGTAGCTGTAACAGGCGTAGCCGGAAACATTTGTGTTTTCTTTACCGCAAACGACGCTTATATGCGCGAGTTTAACATTTACGTTCCAAAGGATGCCATTGCATCAGAGGAAAAGAAATTCAACCAATATGCGCTTGAAATGATGGAAACAGTTCTTAGCGCAGATGTGCGCCCATCAAATGATTTGATTCAACTGTTGTCATAA
- a CDS encoding glycoside hydrolase family 18 protein: MDIYVVKSGDTLFQIARRYGTTVDAISDANQLATLPHLVVGQALVIPIAGRFHTVVAGDSLWRISRQYGVTVEEIVRINGLSPTAPLQIGRQLRIPSPPKKQIESLAYVEPSAAGYSSTILNQAREAAPHLTYFAPVSYNARRDGSLTEPAVRPIATIAEQHGTVLMMDITNLEEGQFSGELARVLLNDTAVQETFLNNISRIAAQTNFRDIHFDFEYLRPEDREAYNQFLRRAVERFHREGKTVSTALAPKTSATQQGQWYEAHDYKAHGEIVDFSVLMTYEWGYSGGPPMAVSPIGPVRNVLTYAVTEMPASKIVMGQNLYGYDWTLPYRPGNPFARAVSPQEALRRAARYNASVRYDFTAQAPFIDYTDEEGRAHKIWFEDARSVDAKFSLIRELGLGGIAYWKIGFSFPQNWLLLSDRFTVVKI, from the coding sequence ATGGACATTTATGTTGTAAAAAGCGGCGATACATTATTTCAAATCGCACGGCGGTACGGGACAACCGTAGACGCAATCAGCGATGCAAACCAGCTTGCGACTCTGCCACATCTTGTGGTCGGACAGGCGCTGGTGATCCCTATTGCCGGAAGGTTCCACACTGTGGTTGCCGGAGACAGCTTATGGAGAATATCAAGACAGTATGGAGTAACTGTTGAAGAAATTGTCCGTATCAACGGTTTGTCGCCAACTGCTCCGCTTCAAATCGGTCGGCAGCTGCGTATTCCATCGCCTCCAAAAAAACAAATTGAGTCTCTTGCTTATGTTGAGCCTTCTGCGGCCGGTTATTCAAGCACCATTCTCAATCAAGCCCGGGAAGCGGCCCCCCATCTCACTTACTTCGCCCCGGTCAGCTACAATGCAAGGCGGGATGGATCTTTAACAGAACCGGCTGTTCGTCCCATTGCGACGATTGCTGAACAACATGGCACCGTCTTAATGATGGACATTACTAATTTAGAAGAAGGACAATTCAGCGGAGAGCTTGCCCGCGTACTGCTGAACGATACAGCTGTTCAGGAAACCTTTTTAAACAATATCAGCAGGATTGCCGCCCAAACAAATTTCAGGGATATCCATTTTGATTTTGAATATTTGCGGCCTGAGGATAGAGAAGCATACAACCAGTTTCTCCGCCGGGCGGTGGAACGATTTCACCGCGAAGGCAAAACGGTTTCAACCGCTCTTGCTCCCAAAACAAGCGCTACCCAGCAGGGGCAGTGGTATGAAGCGCATGATTACAAAGCGCACGGAGAAATTGTGGATTTCTCCGTCCTTATGACCTATGAATGGGGATACAGCGGAGGTCCGCCAATGGCCGTTTCACCGATTGGGCCTGTCCGTAACGTCCTTACGTATGCCGTGACGGAAATGCCTGCTTCTAAAATCGTCATGGGCCAGAATTTATACGGATATGATTGGACACTTCCATACAGGCCGGGAAATCCGTTTGCAAGAGCGGTCAGCCCGCAGGAAGCACTGCGGCGTGCGGCGCGTTACAACGCTTCTGTCCGTTATGATTTTACGGCACAGGCTCCTTTTATCGACTATACAGACGAAGAAGGACGTGCTCATAAAATTTGGTTTGAAGATGCACGCTCAGTCGATGCAAAATTCTCGCTCATTAGAGAGCTCGGACTGGGCGGTATCGCTTATTGGAAAATTGGTTTTTCCTTTCCACAAAACTGGCTGCTGCTTTCTGACCGGTTTACGGTCGTTAAAATATAA
- the serS gene encoding serine--tRNA ligase — protein MLDMKYLRSHFAEVKERLKFRGEDMSAFEDFEELEKKRRELLGQTEELKSKRNTVSQEVARLKKEKQDADALITEMREVGEKIKELDTELRETEEKLEQLMLRMPNIPHESVPAGDSEEDNVEIRKWGSVPEFSFEAKPHWDLATDLDILDFERAGKVTGSRFTFYKGAGSKLERALISFMLDLHTEEHGYTEMMPPYMVNRGSMTGTGQLPKFEEDAFRIEAEDYFLIPTAEVPVTNYHRDEILNGEDLPIAYAAYSACFRSEAGSAGRDTRGLIRQHQFNKVEMVRFVKPEDSYAELEKLTGHAEKVLQLLGLPYRVLDMCSADLGFTAAKKYDIEVWLPSYNEYKEISSCSNFEGFQARRANIRFRREKNGKPEHVHTLNGSGLAIGRTVAALLENYQQEDGSILIPEVLRPYMGGKEKIEKK, from the coding sequence ATGCTGGATATGAAATATTTGCGGTCTCATTTTGCGGAAGTGAAAGAACGCCTGAAGTTTCGGGGCGAGGATATGAGCGCATTTGAAGATTTTGAAGAACTGGAGAAAAAGCGCCGTGAGCTGCTTGGCCAGACAGAAGAGCTGAAGAGCAAACGCAACACAGTATCACAGGAGGTTGCTCGTTTAAAAAAAGAAAAACAGGATGCGGATGCACTCATTACAGAAATGCGTGAAGTCGGCGAAAAAATTAAAGAGCTTGATACGGAGCTTCGGGAAACAGAAGAAAAACTGGAGCAGCTGATGCTGCGGATGCCGAACATCCCGCATGAAAGTGTCCCGGCAGGCGATTCTGAAGAAGATAATGTGGAAATTCGTAAATGGGGAAGCGTGCCGGAATTTAGCTTTGAAGCAAAGCCGCATTGGGATTTAGCAACGGATTTGGATATCCTTGATTTCGAGCGTGCCGGCAAAGTAACAGGCAGCCGCTTTACTTTCTATAAAGGGGCAGGTTCAAAGCTTGAACGTGCTCTTATCAGCTTTATGCTGGATTTGCACACGGAAGAGCATGGCTACACAGAAATGATGCCGCCGTACATGGTAAACCGTGGAAGCATGACAGGGACAGGGCAGCTGCCAAAGTTTGAAGAGGATGCTTTCCGGATTGAAGCGGAAGATTACTTCCTCATCCCGACAGCGGAAGTGCCGGTGACAAATTATCACCGCGATGAAATTTTAAATGGTGAGGACCTGCCGATTGCTTATGCAGCGTACAGCGCATGCTTCCGTTCTGAAGCAGGATCTGCCGGCCGTGACACACGCGGCTTAATTCGCCAGCATCAATTCAACAAGGTAGAAATGGTCCGTTTTGTGAAGCCGGAAGATTCTTATGCAGAGCTTGAAAAGCTGACAGGTCATGCGGAAAAAGTACTGCAGCTGCTCGGTCTTCCTTACCGTGTGCTTGATATGTGTTCTGCGGACCTCGGGTTTACCGCAGCGAAAAAGTACGATATTGAAGTATGGCTGCCAAGCTACAATGAGTATAAAGAAATTTCTTCTTGCTCAAACTTTGAAGGCTTCCAGGCACGCCGGGCGAATATCCGTTTCCGTCGCGAGAAAAATGGCAAGCCGGAGCATGTGCATACACTAAATGGGTCAGGTCTTGCGATTGGCCGTACAGTGGCAGCTCTTTTAGAGAACTACCAGCAGGAAGACGGAAGCATTCTAATTCCAGAAGTGCTGCGTCCATATATGGGCGGCAAAGAAAAAATCGAAAAAAAATAA
- the pdxT gene encoding pyridoxal 5'-phosphate synthase glutaminase subunit PdxT, translating to MTKVGVLGLQGAVREHVLSIEESGAEAVVVKWPEQLDELDGLILPGGESTTMRRLMDRYGFMEPLRAFGKSGRPMFGTCAGLILLAGEVVGYGEPHLGLMDIKVERNSFGRQKESFEANLAIKGVADDYNAVFIRAPHIVSAGEGTEILAECDGRIVAARNGQYLGCSFHPELTDDHRITAYFVKMAEQAKASLAHS from the coding sequence ATGACAAAGGTCGGTGTACTGGGCTTGCAGGGTGCCGTTCGTGAGCATGTTCTTTCGATAGAGGAAAGTGGAGCTGAGGCTGTAGTAGTAAAATGGCCGGAGCAGCTGGATGAGCTGGATGGGCTGATTTTGCCCGGCGGTGAAAGTACAACAATGCGCCGCTTAATGGACCGCTACGGTTTTATGGAGCCGCTGCGGGCATTCGGGAAATCTGGGCGTCCGATGTTCGGAACGTGCGCAGGCCTTATTTTACTCGCTGGCGAAGTTGTTGGATATGGTGAGCCGCATCTTGGCTTAATGGATATCAAGGTTGAACGAAACTCATTTGGCCGTCAAAAAGAAAGCTTCGAAGCAAACCTTGCCATTAAAGGCGTGGCAGATGATTACAATGCTGTTTTTATTCGGGCACCGCATATCGTCTCAGCCGGCGAAGGAACAGAAATATTGGCAGAATGCGACGGGCGGATTGTCGCTGCGCGCAACGGCCAATATCTCGGCTGTTCCTTTCATCCAGAATTGACGGATGACCATCGCATTACCGCTTACTTTGTCAAGATGGCGGAGCAGGCAAAAGCGTCACTTGCGCATTCATAA
- the pdxS gene encoding pyridoxal 5'-phosphate synthase lyase subunit PdxS: protein MNTGTDRVKRGMAEMQKGGVIMDVVNAEQAKIAEEAGAVAVMALERVPSDIRKAGGVARMADPRIVEEVMNAVTIPVMAKARIGHIVEARVLEAMGVDYLDESEVLTPADEEYHLLKSDFTVPFVCGCRDIGEAARRIGEGASMLRTKGEPGTGNIVEAVRHMRKVNAQVRKLVHMNEDEIMTEAKIHGAPFEVLMQIKKEGRLPVVNFAAGGIATPADAALMMELGADGVFVGSGIFKSENPAKFARAIVEATTHYQDYKLIAELSKELGEPMKGLEIAGIAAADRMQERGW from the coding sequence ATGAATACAGGTACAGACCGTGTAAAACGTGGAATGGCAGAAATGCAAAAAGGCGGCGTAATTATGGACGTCGTAAATGCGGAGCAGGCAAAAATTGCAGAGGAAGCAGGCGCAGTTGCGGTTATGGCGCTTGAGCGCGTTCCTTCTGACATTCGTAAAGCAGGCGGCGTTGCCCGTATGGCAGATCCTCGTATTGTAGAAGAAGTGATGAACGCTGTAACGATCCCAGTTATGGCGAAAGCGCGTATTGGACACATTGTAGAAGCGCGTGTGCTTGAAGCAATGGGTGTTGATTACTTGGATGAAAGTGAAGTGTTAACGCCAGCAGATGAAGAATACCATTTGCTGAAAAGTGACTTTACTGTTCCATTCGTTTGCGGATGCCGTGATATCGGTGAAGCAGCACGCCGTATCGGTGAAGGTGCTTCCATGCTCCGCACAAAAGGCGAGCCGGGAACAGGAAACATCGTAGAAGCCGTACGCCATATGCGCAAAGTAAATGCACAGGTGCGTAAGCTCGTTCATATGAACGAAGATGAAATTATGACAGAAGCAAAAATTCACGGCGCTCCTTTTGAAGTATTAATGCAAATTAAAAAAGAAGGACGCCTTCCGGTTGTCAACTTCGCAGCAGGCGGTATTGCAACACCAGCGGACGCAGCACTGATGATGGAGCTTGGTGCAGACGGCGTATTCGTTGGATCTGGTATTTTCAAATCAGAAAACCCGGCGAAATTTGCCCGTGCGATCGTGGAAGCAACCACTCATTACCAGGACTACAAGTTGATTGCCGAACTTTCGAAAGAGCTGGGTGAGCCAATGAAAGGCCTTGAGATTGCCGGCATCGCAGCAGCTGATCGTATGCAGGAGCGCGGCTGGTAA
- a CDS encoding D-alanyl-D-alanine carboxypeptidase family protein, whose protein sequence is MLLFFGLFSPGALKADAAFDVNAGAAILVDGETGQILFEKNSNQQLGVASMSKMMTEYLLLEAVKKGKVSLDDTYQVSEYVYQVSQDRSLSNVPLRADETYQIRELYEAMTIYSANAATIAIAEKIAGSEAEFVKLMNKKAKELGMEKAKFVNATGLNNKDLKGHHTTGGPTEENTMTARDVATLAYRLVNDYPEVLETAGIPKKKFREGTDDEIAMENWNWMLPSLVFEYEGMTGLKTGTTDFAGYCFTGTAERDGQKLIGIVMDATDDKGEGTYNARFTEMKKLMDYGFTQFERKEIAAAGSTVKGAETVPVQKGKEKEVKLETASDLSVLVPKASNTKYKTDITLNSSDLDKNNELVAPVKKGKVVGFVEVQDEKGEAVPFLKAGGQTKVQTAENVEKANWFVLSMRAVGGGIANGWHWLIDTITGWF, encoded by the coding sequence ATGTTGTTGTTTTTTGGATTATTTTCTCCGGGAGCGTTAAAGGCGGATGCCGCATTTGATGTTAATGCAGGTGCAGCCATTTTGGTTGATGGAGAAACAGGACAGATTTTGTTTGAAAAAAATAGCAACCAGCAGCTCGGTGTAGCGAGTATGTCGAAAATGATGACAGAATATCTGCTGCTTGAGGCTGTTAAAAAAGGAAAAGTAAGCTTGGACGATACGTATCAGGTATCGGAGTATGTATATCAAGTGTCACAGGATCGCAGCTTGTCGAATGTACCACTTCGTGCGGACGAAACATACCAAATCCGTGAACTCTATGAAGCGATGACCATTTATTCAGCCAATGCGGCAACAATCGCGATTGCAGAAAAAATTGCCGGTTCAGAAGCGGAATTTGTTAAGTTAATGAATAAAAAAGCAAAAGAACTCGGAATGGAAAAAGCAAAATTCGTCAATGCGACGGGATTAAACAATAAAGACTTAAAAGGCCATCATACGACTGGTGGACCGACAGAGGAAAATACGATGACAGCCCGGGATGTGGCGACACTTGCTTACCGGCTGGTGAACGATTATCCGGAGGTTCTTGAAACAGCGGGAATTCCGAAAAAGAAATTCCGTGAGGGAACTGACGATGAAATTGCAATGGAAAATTGGAACTGGATGCTTCCGTCCCTTGTTTTTGAATATGAGGGCATGACAGGGTTAAAAACGGGAACAACAGATTTCGCTGGATATTGCTTTACTGGAACAGCTGAACGCGACGGCCAAAAGTTAATTGGTATTGTGATGGATGCAACGGATGATAAAGGCGAGGGGACGTACAACGCTCGTTTTACCGAAATGAAAAAGCTGATGGATTATGGCTTCACTCAATTTGAGCGTAAAGAAATTGCAGCAGCCGGCAGCACTGTAAAAGGAGCTGAAACGGTACCTGTTCAAAAAGGAAAAGAGAAGGAAGTAAAGCTTGAAACAGCTTCCGATCTGTCTGTTTTAGTGCCAAAAGCTTCAAACACGAAATATAAAACAGATATAACGTTGAATAGTTCGGATTTAGATAAAAATAACGAGCTGGTTGCCCCTGTTAAAAAGGGTAAAGTGGTTGGTTTTGTTGAAGTTCAGGATGAAAAAGGAGAGGCTGTTCCTTTCCTGAAAGCAGGAGGTCAGACAAAAGTGCAAACCGCCGAAAACGTTGAGAAAGCGAATTGGTTTGTTTTATCAATGCGGGCAGTTGGCGGCGGAATCGCAAACGGCTGGCACTGGCTGATAGATACGATAACTGGTTGGTTTTAA
- the guaB gene encoding IMP dehydrogenase, which produces MWEDKFKKEGLTFDDVLLVPAKSEVLPKDVSLKVELTPTLKLNIPMISAGMDTVTEGDMAIAMARQGGLGIIHKNMSIEQQAEQVDKVKRSESGVITDPFFLTPEHQVFDAEHLMGKYRISGVPIVNNQEEQKLVGILTNRDLRFIQDYSILITDVMTKENLVTAPVGTTLDEAEKILQKHKIEKLPLIDKDGVLKGLITIKDIEKVIEFPNSAKDAQGRLLAGAAVGVTGDTMKRVEMLVKSQVDVIVVDTAHGHSAGVINTVKEIRAAYPDLNIIAGNVATAEATRELFEAGVDVVKVGIGPGSICTTRVVAGVGVPQITAVYDCATEARKHGKAIIADGGIKYSGDIVKAIAAGGSAVMLGSLLAGTSESPGETEIFQGRRFKVYRGMGSVSAMEKGSKDRYFQEDAKKFVPEGIEGRIPYKGPLSDTLYQLTGGLRSGMGYCGTKDIVALREESQFVRMTGAGLRESHPHDVQITKEAPNYSL; this is translated from the coding sequence ATGTGGGAAGATAAGTTCAAAAAAGAAGGTTTAACGTTTGATGATGTATTGCTTGTTCCAGCTAAATCTGAGGTGCTTCCAAAAGACGTATCTCTAAAGGTGGAATTAACACCCACCTTGAAATTGAACATCCCAATGATCAGTGCAGGGATGGATACTGTAACAGAAGGCGATATGGCTATCGCAATGGCCCGTCAAGGCGGCTTAGGAATCATTCATAAAAACATGAGTATTGAGCAGCAAGCTGAGCAGGTAGACAAAGTAAAACGCTCTGAAAGCGGCGTTATCACCGATCCATTCTTTTTAACACCTGAGCATCAAGTGTTTGATGCCGAGCATCTAATGGGCAAATATCGCATTTCTGGTGTGCCAATTGTAAACAATCAAGAAGAGCAAAAGCTTGTTGGCATCCTGACAAACCGTGACCTTCGCTTTATCCAGGACTACTCCATTTTAATTACAGACGTAATGACGAAGGAAAATCTGGTGACAGCTCCGGTAGGAACTACACTGGATGAAGCAGAAAAAATTCTTCAAAAACATAAAATCGAAAAGCTTCCACTTATTGATAAAGACGGTGTTTTAAAAGGCCTTATCACGATTAAAGATATTGAAAAAGTAATCGAGTTCCCGAACTCGGCAAAAGACGCGCAGGGACGCCTTTTAGCAGGCGCTGCTGTTGGGGTAACAGGAGACACGATGAAGCGTGTTGAAATGCTTGTTAAGTCCCAGGTAGACGTAATTGTGGTGGATACGGCACACGGCCACTCAGCAGGGGTAATCAACACCGTAAAAGAAATCCGCGCTGCTTATCCTGACTTGAACATTATCGCTGGAAATGTTGCTACAGCTGAAGCAACACGTGAGCTGTTCGAAGCGGGCGTAGATGTTGTAAAAGTGGGAATCGGTCCAGGCTCTATCTGTACAACGCGTGTTGTAGCCGGTGTAGGCGTACCACAAATTACCGCTGTATACGATTGTGCAACAGAAGCGCGTAAGCACGGCAAAGCGATCATTGCCGATGGAGGAATTAAGTACTCCGGTGACATCGTTAAAGCCATTGCAGCCGGTGGCTCTGCGGTTATGCTTGGCAGCTTGCTTGCGGGTACATCAGAAAGCCCTGGTGAAACAGAAATCTTCCAAGGGCGCCGCTTCAAGGTATACCGTGGTATGGGCTCTGTAAGCGCGATGGAAAAAGGCTCGAAAGATCGTTACTTCCAGGAGGATGCAAAGAAATTTGTTCCAGAAGGTATCGAGGGACGTATTCCTTACAAAGGTCCACTATCTGACACATTGTATCAGTTAACAGGCGGCCTTCGTTCAGGTATGGGTTACTGCGGTACAAAGGATATCGTAGCACTCCGTGAAGAAAGCCAGTTTGTTCGTATGACGGGTGCGGGTCTTCGTGAAAGCCATCCGCACGATGTGCAAATTACAAAAGAAGCACCTAACTATTCTTTATAA
- a CDS encoding HD-GYP domain-containing protein translates to MYVKVEDIKPGYQVKEAVMAATANPIIAAGTVLTDQHIRFLHAFSIRSIDVLAKEEQPEAVLHCSDSLNRVLPAADRIEQLYFKTLKSVKEEFQRWQSGMNVDIARIRTIILPILEYMLEHPAELEKVASYSKKDEYLYHHTLAVSLLSGLIAQKLQYDRGLIVQAALAGFLADCGMSKITTSLLTKKTALTEGEYKEIQNHPVVSYKMVKDLKLLKPEAKLAVYQHHERMDGSGYPAGTKGKSVHVLSQIVGLSDTFHALTTDRLFKGRQSVFKAVEIIQQDLFGQFDLSITEVLFSLTAEVLQDMQVTLSDGSKGKVIFVPPGNKTRPMIQLPNGDIIDLVQRRDLYIEIRD, encoded by the coding sequence ATGTACGTAAAAGTTGAAGACATCAAGCCTGGATATCAGGTGAAAGAAGCCGTCATGGCTGCGACAGCCAATCCCATCATTGCGGCTGGAACGGTTTTAACAGATCAACATATTCGTTTTTTGCACGCTTTTTCTATAAGATCCATTGATGTACTAGCAAAGGAAGAGCAGCCAGAGGCCGTGCTGCATTGTTCAGATTCACTCAATCGTGTACTGCCGGCTGCAGATCGGATAGAGCAGCTTTATTTTAAGACATTAAAAAGTGTAAAAGAAGAATTTCAGCGGTGGCAGTCAGGGATGAATGTAGATATTGCCCGAATACGTACAATCATCCTGCCCATACTTGAATACATGTTAGAACATCCGGCGGAACTAGAAAAAGTCGCATCATACTCTAAAAAAGACGAGTATCTTTATCACCATACCTTGGCCGTCAGCCTGCTGAGTGGACTGATTGCCCAAAAACTCCAGTACGATAGAGGATTGATTGTTCAGGCAGCATTAGCCGGATTTTTAGCTGACTGCGGGATGTCAAAAATAACAACATCCTTATTAACAAAAAAAACGGCCCTGACAGAGGGTGAATACAAAGAGATTCAAAATCATCCAGTGGTCAGCTATAAAATGGTGAAAGACTTAAAACTTCTCAAACCGGAAGCAAAGCTTGCTGTTTATCAGCATCACGAGCGGATGGACGGATCTGGTTATCCGGCGGGTACAAAAGGAAAATCAGTGCATGTACTTTCACAAATAGTGGGACTGTCTGATACCTTTCATGCTTTAACAACAGATCGGTTATTTAAAGGTAGGCAGTCTGTATTTAAAGCAGTTGAAATTATCCAGCAGGATTTGTTTGGCCAGTTTGATCTGTCAATTACAGAAGTATTGTTTTCGCTGACAGCCGAGGTTTTACAAGATATGCAGGTGACGTTATCAGATGGCAGCAAAGGCAAAGTCATCTTTGTGCCGCCTGGGAATAAAACAAGACCGATGATTCAACTGCCAAATGGAGACATTATTGATTTGGTTCAAAGAAGAGATTTATATATTGAAATCAGAGACTAA